The following are from one region of the Corylus avellana chromosome ca1, CavTom2PMs-1.0 genome:
- the LOC132178070 gene encoding endochitinase-like, whose amino-acid sequence MKLILFLAFLLGTTSAEQCGHQAGGALCPNGLCCSEHGWCGTTIAYCGTGCQSQCVATPPPPPPNPTPSPPPPPNPTPSPPPGDGVASIISATLFDQLLKYRNDPRCRSNGFYTYNAFIAAANSFAGFGTTGDADTRKREIAAFLGQTSHETKGGWEAAPDGPYAWGYCFIDEKDPPENYCRSSTEWPCALGKQYFGRGPIQLSYNYNYGQAGQALGLGLNLLNNPDLVAQDAILSFKTAIWFWMTPQANKPSSHDVIIGKWTPTATDTAAGRVPGYGVITNIINGGLECGHGPDSKVESRIGFYIRYCDEFGVRYGDNLDCNNQRPFA is encoded by the exons ATGAAGTTGATTCTCTTCTTAGCATTCTTGCTTGGAACAACCTCTGCAGAACAATGTGGACATCAGGCCGGTGGAGCTCTATGTCCAAACGGCCTATGCTGTAGTGAACATGGATGGTGTGGCACCACAATTGCCTACTGTGGGACTGGTTGCCAGAGCCAATGTGTTGCAACCCCTCCACCACCACCCCCCAATCCAACCCCGTCCCCGCCTCCACCCCCAAACCCGACTCCGTCCCCGCCTCCGGGAGACGGTGTTGCCAGCATCATCAGTGCCACTCTTTTTGACCAATTGCTTAAATATCGGAATGATCCGCGATGTAGAAGCAATGGATTCTACACCTACAATGCTTTCATTGCAGCAGCAAATTCTTTTGCTGGCTTTGGCACAACTGGTGATGCTGATACACGTAAAAGGGAGATTGCAGCTTTCTTGGGTCAAACCTCTCATGAGACCAAAG GAGGATGGGAAGCTGCACCAGATGGCCCATATGCATGGGGTTATTGCTTTATTGACGAAAAGGACCCGCCCGAAAATTATTGTAGGTCAAGCACCGAATGGCCGTGTGCGCTTGGCAAACAATATTTTGGCCGGGGCCCTATTCAACTCAGTTA CAACTACAATTACGGGCAAGCGGGACAAGCccttggacttggacttaatcTCCTAAACAATCCGGATCTAGTAGCCCAAGACGCAATCCTATCATTCAAGACAGCCATATGGTTTTGGATGACCCCACAGGCAAACAAGCCCTCCAGCCACGATGTCATCATTGGAAAATGGACACCAACCGCTACCGACACGGCCGCCGGTCGGGTTCCGGGCTATGGTGTCATCACCAACATAATCAATGGTGGCCTCGAATGTGGGCATGGTCCTGACAGTAAAGTGGAGAGTAGGATTGGGTTCTACATAAGGTACTGTGACGAATTTGGAGTACGCTACGGGGACAACTTAGACTGCAACAATCAAAGGCCTTTTGCCTAA